In Ktedonobacteraceae bacterium, the DNA window TTCATTGCCATGAGCAAATCTCGCCCGGATACTTTACAGATCCGTGCAGTGAGACTGACAGATAACCGCTGACAATGTGCAATGAGGCTTCGGCGTTTCGCTTACATGTCTTATGGCTCTTCAAGCAGAGGAGGCTGAATATACCGGGTCTGTTTTCGCCATTGTTTTCAGGGAGCAGTCTGGGAGATGTTTGGCTGACGCCACATCGTCTCATCGAGTTCCCAAAGCTGGCCTTGCGGTGAGTGATAAGGCGTCTCGAAGCGTTTGGCTTCCGGCACCTCTTTGAAATGCTTGTGATCCGGCTGATAACGGACGGTATATTGCGCCAGTGGGATCTCTTCGTATTCGACAGTGAGCGCATCCCCATGCAGCCAAACCACCGCAGGCTGGCGAGCGCTTCTTCTCCATAGAGTTTCCAGCGACGAAAATGGACGTAGCCCAGACGGCTCAAGCGGCGGAGAAAGCGCGTTGCGTAAAAAATTCGGTGGAATTGCTCTGGGGTGAGCAGTTTGTTGGTCACCCATCCTAAGACTTCTGCAGGACTGAAGCGGTTGTCATCCCGCTTGCGGTGCGCCCAATGTGGTTGCGCATTGTAGTCCGAGCTGCTTGAGAGCGGTATACATCCGAAACTCGCCGAGCAGCGGATTCTCCTCTTGCTTCTTGCGGATGAGATTCCGTGTGGGCAGATCAACCCCTGGCCTACCGGTAGTGGAATACATGGGACAATAGCCGCTATTTGAGAATAAACTGCCCCGTTTGCTCGTAGCACTCAAGATCCGCGAGTGTTTCTCGGTAGAGCGCGGGCAGATCCTTGGGAAGCTCATCGGGGGCAAAGAAGCGCGCATGAGTCGTTTCATCAGTTGCGGCTACGAGGGTTCCCTGCCAACGATCAACCCGAAAGGCTACTGCAAACATCTGGATCTGGTCGCCAAAGGCTGTGGTAAAAGCAAAGCGTGGCTCGGTATACAGAGCAATAGGCGTAGCTTGCAAGACTTCCAATCCAGTTTCTTCCCAGATCTCACGCTTGAGACAGTCGAGGATCGATTCCTGGAGTTCGAGCCCTCCAGCAGGCAAACCCCAGATACCGTTATCACGCCGGCGAATGAGTAAAAAGCGTCCGTGTTCATCTCGAATGATGGCCCGTGCGCCAGGACTAATCAAGGGCCGTGAGCCGACAAGTTTGCGTAATTGTCCTAAGTATGTTTCTTCAAAGGTGCGTTTCTCTAGTGGTGGCATGGTCTCTTTTCTCCTCACTCACGGGCTTTCTGGGAGGCCTGCGTGATCTCATCAAACACCACATGCTCAGGGACGAGAGGAAGTACCTGCAATGCAGTCGGCAAAAAAGCAGGATAAAGGGCAATATTTTTCAGCTCATCGAGTTTGAACCATCGAAAGATGATATCTATCCCTCCATCTTCTACTGCTTGAATGGTTCGCTCCAAATGGTAGAGATGAGGAGTCTCAAGAGGGGTAATCAAGTAGTAAAAGCCAATACCGTGATGGGCTTTGCCACCGTCATCCGAGACAAAGAAATGTTCAACAACCCAAAGAAGTCGCTCGATCTGGACAGAAATCCCTAATTCCTCTTGCATTTCCCTCTGAAGAGCTACGTGGGACGGCTCAAGCAGTTCGATACCGCCACCGGGAAGCGTCCAGAAGGTTCGTTGTGGTTCGCCTTGCAGAAGAATAGCACGGTCATGGATGAGCACCCCTGCTGTACGGCAACGAAAGCTGAGATTGCTTTTCTCGCAATAGGTCAAAAGCTTCCTCCAACATCTATCAAGAAAAGCTGTGTTTTAGTGAACGACCCGGTCGATCACCATGATGGCGAAAAGCGCCGCCAGGTACATGTTCGAGTACCAGAAGAGCGTTTTTGCCCACTTTTTGGATTTTTCATGCCACAGGCGAATCGCCAGGTAGACCAGCCCACCACCAAGCAACAAAGCTCCGACAAGGTAGAGGTAGCCCATCGTACCCATCACGAAGAGGGCAAGCGTGATGGCCAGTAGGAGAACTGAATAGAGCAGGATTTGCCGCCGTGTCTCCGCCTCGCCCTTCACTACAGGTAACATGGGTATCTTCGCCTTCTCGTAGTCTTTCTGGATCAACAGTGAGAGCGCCCAGAAGTGCGGCGGAGTCCAGAAAAAGATGATGGCAAAGAGCCAGATCGCGGGTAAGCTCAGGCTATTCGTGATGGCCGCCCAGCCGACCAGCACCGGTACGGCACCGGCAGCGCCACCGATGACGATATTCTGCGTCGTAGTGCGCTTCAGCCACAGCGTATAGATGAACACGTAGAAGAGAATAGCGGAAAAGGCCAGCACTGCGCTGAGCAGGTTGACGAATACGTAGAGCAGAACGAACGAAGCCATCGCCAGGATGATACCAAAAACCAGCGCCTGTCGTGGTTCAACACGACCGGATGGCAGCGAACGACGCTGCGTGCGTCCCATCACCTGGTCAATGTCGCGGTCGATGTAGCAGTTGATACAATTCGCGCTACCTGCCGCCATTGCCCCACCAAGTAGCGTCGGGATGAGCAATGAAAGAGGTGGTAAGCCCTGGTTAGCAATCGACATCGCCGCCGCCGTTACTCCCAGCAACAATACCGTCACATGCGGCTTCATCAGATCGACGTAATTCGAAATAGTCTGGCGCACCAGGCTGACTTCTTTTTTCTTCTCGGCCTCCGCCAGTTCCATCTTCTCAATTTCCTGTTGCGCAGGAGCCGCCCGCAGTTGATTGGCAGCCAGAGCTGCCAGGAGAACCAGCGTTCCCCAGACGGCGGTCGATAGCGCAAGATGGAATCCTGCTACGAATGCCGGGTCGTT includes these proteins:
- a CDS encoding NUDIX domain-containing protein; translated protein: MPPLEKRTFEETYLGQLRKLVGSRPLISPGARAIIRDEHGRFLLIRRRDNGIWGLPAGGLELQESILDCLKREIWEETGLEVLQATPIALYTEPRFAFTTAFGDQIQMFAVAFRVDRWQGTLVAATDETTHARFFAPDELPKDLPALYRETLADLECYEQTGQFILK
- a CDS encoding NUDIX hydrolase encodes the protein MTYCEKSNLSFRCRTAGVLIHDRAILLQGEPQRTFWTLPGGGIELLEPSHVALQREMQEELGISVQIERLLWVVEHFFVSDDGGKAHHGIGFYYLITPLETPHLYHLERTIQAVEDGGIDIIFRWFKLDELKNIALYPAFLPTALQVLPLVPEHVVFDEITQASQKARE
- a CDS encoding heme o synthase → MKFIRPVAWAATIMTYVLIMLGGTVLATNSGLSCPDWPFCNGQAYFAGTGAFFVQFHRFTTVALSILIVLLVTGIIAWARKDRTLLTLAIAAPVLLTIQIVLGALTVLWKLPQQIITAHLGTAMAIFAVVITIAILSSKPQTSRELPARTRKFAQLAVSNAVLVYILMLFGSYVTGSGAAMACPGWPFCTPASWAVSNHLANINILHRVYAVFVGLVMLWTVIAALRRRHVAPGQAIVAVVGGVLFVCQAIAGGLLVLLNDPAFVAGFHLALSTAVWGTLVLLAALAANQLRAAPAQQEIEKMELAEAEKKKEVSLVRQTISNYVDLMKPHVTVLLLGVTAAAMSIANQGLPPLSLLIPTLLGGAMAAGSANCINCYIDRDIDQVMGRTQRRSLPSGRVEPRQALVFGIILAMASFVLLYVFVNLLSAVLAFSAILFYVFIYTLWLKRTTTQNIVIGGAAGAVPVLVGWAAITNSLSLPAIWLFAIIFFWTPPHFWALSLLIQKDYEKAKIPMLPVVKGEAETRRQILLYSVLLLAITLALFVMGTMGYLYLVGALLLGGGLVYLAIRLWHEKSKKWAKTLFWYSNMYLAALFAIMVIDRVVH